The Clarias gariepinus isolate MV-2021 ecotype Netherlands chromosome 3, CGAR_prim_01v2, whole genome shotgun sequence DNA window AAGCATGTGTGCGCCTCTTTAGCAGTTTCCTGATTAATCCCATGCATGACAGTGATGTATCGTGTGGAGGTGCTCAAATCAGCTGTTGGGAAGAGAATTATTCAGTTAGAGTTAGCCAGAGTTATAGAAGACATTGTGGTAGAGATGGATTCAGATACAGTAGATAAGTAAAGACACTAGGGCTTATTGAACATATTTGATAGTGATGTGCACTGCTTCACATCAGAAATTAGGTCATTGTGGTGAGGTACGGTAATTTATGTCATGATAATTCCAACCGTTCTCGCTCCCAATACATCAGATGTTGAAGCATGGGCAAAAGCTTTTAGTGGTAGCGTGTGCAATATTTTTGATTCCCATTTGCAACATCTtctcacacacaaaacacacatactgCCTTTGGAATGATTTCTTATGACAATATGATTATTTAATTCTCAGATAATTGAGACTGATTTAAAGTaatattaacataaacaaaatcCTTATTGCATGAACAAATGCTAATGCTACTGAACATGACGACAGTGAAAAAATACCAAACATATCTTGACGTCGGATAAAATACACAGAGGTCCAAAAGTCTGAGACtctcatttttaaatttaatacaatTCATTTGATTAGAAATAggagtgaaaataaaaaattaaaaaattatttactatttgcttatatatatatatatatttttttccatatatatatatatatgtgtgtgtgtgtgtgtgtgtgtgtgtatagcatTATGTATATGACATAATGTGAGATACATTCTATGATGAAAATAACTTTcaaatggaatttttttttgtgcttttatagaaattatttgtAACCGTAATAATGTCAGAAATTTTCTTCTGTTTAaactgtgatttaaaaaatgatgcagcatcttaaatgaatattaattatttagaattttctttctttatttatttatgttatccTTAATTCATTTCCAGAGATTATTttagtataatataaatatacagtaaattattttaactcATTTCCAGTTTCATATgcagtactgtaaaaaaaaaaacttaaacccCAACCatccatttctttatataaaattttatttgatttaattacgTTGATTAAGGTAAATAAATTGAAacacatgttttactgcgacaggctgcaaagtgcctaaagatataatttaaaaattgttttttttttatttaacaacctcagcagtgacctcatttcccctctcgtctgttccagtCCCTCAGCCTTCAGAATCagcagtacactaatcaccggcctgatcatctgcacctgtttttttttttctgtttcctgcTTTATGTTTGAATGAtctataggtcactgtgtggcttaacaaaaaatcctctgaaactgctcaggtatgGGGACTAGACTAAAATGAGAGAcagaaaagtccttcaggatgCCTGGAGAATGACTTCTCAAGTCTACAGTGAAATACAATAAAGTCTCTCTCTTtggacacaaaatataaaaaaagtgagAGGGGGCTCAAGagttttgcacagtgctgtgtatattgtatatatgtgtgtatgtatgcatgtatacaATGTCAGTTTGGTCTCAGCCTTTTGGATCCCACTCAATGGAGGTCCTAGCAATTATTTAGCTGATTAATTCCGCTATAGGAGAGCATCTATGAAACTCATGCAAGTGTATTGATTAGCCAACatagctctggaaaaaaaaaaaagtaaacttttttgaTAAATGATGAACCTTTTGCTTATAAATATGATGCATTTAATTCTATAGCATATGCAGATATAAATATGAGTATAATTATATTCTGACAAATTGTGCAGCatcttgtataaaaataatatatttttaacattttcttttttttaatttctttactttATCCTTAATTTATTTCCaggtaatattttattatagtatACATATACATGTACATATATAGTAATTTATTTACGTTTTATTTACTTTGTACATAATATTACTGTGTCATTTAAGTTTTGAAATGGAAATATggaaagtaaacaaaaataaataatgtaaataatggtATGTTTATGTTAACCtcaataaatagaataaatcgGTAAACATTGGGGTCTATTTACTTCCTGCACGTCTATGTACACTTTCGGAGCTGGAGAGATGAAGCAAATAGGCTTTAAACAGGATTATCATGTGCGTCAAACGAGTCAAGCCAAAGGCGTCTTTCGGCACGCGTGCAGCTGTGATACAGGCTTCTGCTCATGTTTCAACATTTGTTGTGTTAGGAGTGAGAGAACTGGGTAATGTCCTTAATCcaattaaagaaaacagaaaagtaAGGTATAGTGATGCTTGTTTGTAAATTGATGTTGATGCTGAATATTCAGCATAAAAATACGTATGCTTGTGCAGTTTTGTGGAATAAATCTGAACCTACTGTCATACacttgaagtaaaaaaaaaaaagagagaagataACTTGCTTTGATATTGAAAAAACCAAGCCTGAATGTCAAGACTGAATCAAATAACTTGATAGAAAAAGTATATGTAACATACAGCATGTGACGTGATCGgaataaaaagacaaacaagaaACAGGCCACTTAGCTACTGTACGAGTATATGGCTGAGGGGGTAAGGACACTTAACTCATTGCATGCATCAtcgtcattatcatcatcatcatcatcattgccATTAGACATGAAGTTTTGAGCAAcgtttgtgttaaaaaaaataacaaaaaatgaataaaagcatCTTATTttcacaaatataaatatatttatgtactgtataatatatatacaacaGATTGCCACCATAAGGACCATTGGCTTTTGGGGGAATAAATTTAAGAGCAAATCAGTCACATCTTTGCTCTAAGTACAGACAGCTATTACTGATTAGTTGTGCTGAAGCACTGGGTAATGTTGGATAAAGGTTGGATGTTggagtttgtttttctttttttttttttttgaataggAATGGGTTAAGCTGGTGGATCGGTGATGTGCCAGTCTGTCAGTCCCTTGGGCCGGGGGATTCCCCTCCCTCCTCCATCTCCCACTGGAAATTCTGCCCTGTCATTTGGTAGAACATGTTATTAAAGGGCTTGTAGAACTTGTGCAGTCTGCGGATGACGTCCGGTTCTATTTTGGGGTGTGTCCTGCCCTTGGATTTGCCAAGGCATCGCGGGGTGCTGCTGTCCTCAGGCTTCTTCAGGCAGGGGAAGCCTTTGGTTTTGTTGAAGTAGAAGTGCTTGTCGGTGACGATGCGCTTGAGCCCCAGGAAGTCCTGCACTTTGGTCATTTCGCCAGCTGGATCTGTGATGAGCCGTTCACCGCTCACGAAGTGCATCTGTGACAGCGGAAAGTATTGGAGCCAGTTTTCTAGATGCAGCGCGTAGATGCCGATACGCAGTGCGCTCCATGAGGCATCAATGAGGCCTAGTGTCCGGTTCTTGAAAGCCAGGACCTCGAACGTCGGGATCTCGGGCCGTTTGGACAGCGTCTGTGTGTAGTCTGAAATCGCTCGTGTCACTGGGTTGCGCACCACTATGATCAGTTTGATGTCCTTCGCCATCGTGTGGATGCGCTTTGGAGCACTGTTCGTCACAAAGTAGCTGGGCGTTTTCTCCATCGTGATCTGCCCCTCCAGCGTCGAAGGCATTAAGTCCCTGAAATGCAAGCAGATGGAAAATTAGCAGAATAATATTCAATAGGGAAATAGTGTAAATGTGAACCACATGTCTGGAATACAAAAGAGCACGCAGTGGTAATAATGGAAAGTATAATCGGCAAAAGGGACATCAGAAATTTTAGGAAATGTACAGCTAATTACATTCAATCAAAAGGATGAAAATGAGACACGGAGCAAACATGCATGCGCACCACTTAATCAGAACGAGGAGCTGTTCTTGGTACTGAAACGAATAAAAGAGCTCACTGCGTAGCATTAATGTGTTCCCGCCCAAAAGGAATTGTGTGACTGAATCTTTCCCATGATCTTAGCAATCCTGTTTTGTCATTCAGACACACCCAAGTCTTCTGTGTCAAGTCTTCCGTCTCCCCTGTCCTCCTCTCTATGAGTGTAAGAGCGCTCCGGCGCAGGGGGAACGGTGATTAATTACAACGTTCCCCCGGATCATTTGTAGCAGAGGAGAAATGTCTCTGCCTACAGAGATTTATCGGAAGGGATAGTAGGGAGCAATTTGCCACTGCTGCAAATATTATGTTCAACTTTGTCCTCGGGACTTGGATGAAAGATGAATCAATGCCTGAGCACGAGTCATTCACAAGCATTAAAACAGGAAGAAGAAAACCCTGGTTTCTCTGTAAAGCCGTGGTTTAATAAACGAGATGTAATTTAGGTTCCTGTGAGGAGTTTAAAGATTGCGTTTAAAAAATTTGCACCGTTTCCTGCTGCATCGTTGTGAGGTTTTATTTTACCAATAACTCACTGAAATGAAGGCGGATTAAAGCCTTATGTCAACACACTGAGTGTGTAGTTATTGTAGTATAGCTGAGCATCCATTGTGTCAGTTGGATCAAAATCAATATTTGACTTTAGGGTTTGGATATGCTTCTTATGTAACAATACCTACACTTTACTTGCGGCTGAGCAATatcgatttttattttattttttatctcaaTTTTCTCTTTTAGAATATTACGATAAATGATTAAATCATCAAGGAATGTTAAATGCTAAAAAGACTCATCATTTTAGGTTTAAGGAAAGGATGGGAGGGTGTACAGTTTAAGCATAAACTATTTTGCAGTTTTTCTGCAGAactgtgcataataataataataataataataataataataaaacaggtatACCACCATATTTAAGtgtttaacaaaaatttaacaaaacaataacagcattttaatcactgtataaatattatcCCAATTAACATGAATTAATGTGTTGGTCTTTTAATGTAATTCCCCCTTTTTTCTCTCCTGGtaaattattgattaaaatGTTTCAGTGACAACATATgtctaataaatatataaatacataagaaaataaCCTAATGCTAAATAAAGAATTGTctaatgataaataatttaaacataaagTACACTGACAGGTGaattaattttctattaattaacGAACTCTAAATGTTCTCCATTTACAGTACCACAACAATAACCATCAGCTTCACAGAAGAAATGCAGTCAGAATAAACATTTTGCACAGGTATGATCAGAGATTATGTAAACACTGAGTAAAGCTGCATCATAACCAGACTGAGCCTGTTCAGggcgatgggcgtgtcagggtaagaagagaaggacatgaagcgatgcttcCATCATGCAAAGTGTCCACTGTACtggcctctggagacagtgttatgatctggagtgtTTCTTCCCTCATGGCACAGGTGTATttcaatgaaattttatttatatagcgcttttaacaatggtcattgtctcaaagcagctgtacaaaaataaaagatttttttagaaaagaaaatatttggaagtgtgtatgtgtgagaaaaatgaatgaatgatgagatgaataaataatgaatgaaatttctctgatgagcaagccatgGGTGACgacgacggtggcaaggaaaaactccctgagatggcaataggaagaaaccttgagaggaaccagactcaatcagggaacccatcctcatctgggggataacagatagagatgatataacacactacaggcaatttaaaaaCGCCAATTAGACAAATCTGCATgactttagactgtgggagaaaaccggaggacccagaggaaacccaccatgcatggggagagcatgcaaactccacacacacagatccgagGTGGAAATTAAACCCTCGACCTAAAGGGAACTGTGCTAAAACCACTATACCACTATGCTTAATTACTTTTAAGTAATTATTAATCACAaatattatttgttaattttaaacttaactacaacattatactgtatattaaaaatgttttatttatttatgtttttatgtattttttgtaaatcaCTGCTTGTGTCCCACATGCACTACCTTCATGGTACCATCGAAACTATAGGAAACACTGGGGTGGACATAATAATATCGTaatatcaaacaaattttaaatgttttgcattCTTTTTATTACTCTACTGTAAGATCTTAACTtcctttttctttataaaacctacaatttattacattaatatttttcaatTAAGTTTGAATCAGGTTAAGATTGCCccaaatgcttaaaatattataataaatgtacataaatgTAGATGTACATATTTGCTTAAAcactaaatgattttttttttactactttttaTGTCTGTCATagaattttgcatttaaaactaatttcCCCACCCACAGTAACATTCCCTAACATTCCCACTGCCATCAGACTCATAAAGAGCTGTCAGGCATCTACAATCATGGTCTAACATTTTACTGTTGTCACTGATTTTGAACACTCATTGGGGTATTTGCACACCCATTGCAGCCTTGCCCACTGATTGCAGACTTTCTCACACTTGTTGTGGAATTTTGCACGGTATTCCACTACACTGCGTAAT harbors:
- the hs3st4 gene encoding heparan sulfate glucosamine 3-O-sulfotransferase 4 — translated: MAFLPGTALLASKVPRKILFMFTLSLSVTYLFYSLMSCYDSLRVPVLLESYAYQAPPEVTTLATLREKLYSSSSSRAAHDRPAATTPAAAEKPDAEEVTPGWVRARPETPVSQSAALNLEHPETSTATMDAGLGRAPNCTSDYGEKKLPQAIIIGVKKGGTRALLEALRVHPDVRAVGNEPHFFDRNYEKGLDWYRDLMPSTLEGQITMEKTPSYFVTNSAPKRIHTMAKDIKLIIVVRNPVTRAISDYTQTLSKRPEIPTFEVLAFKNRTLGLIDASWSALRIGIYALHLENWLQYFPLSQMHFVSGERLITDPAGEMTKVQDFLGLKRIVTDKHFYFNKTKGFPCLKKPEDSSTPRCLGKSKGRTHPKIEPDVIRRLHKFYKPFNNMFYQMTGQNFQWEMEEGGESPGPRD